Part of the Triticum aestivum cultivar Chinese Spring chromosome 4D, IWGSC CS RefSeq v2.1, whole genome shotgun sequence genome is shown below.
cacaACTTCTAAGAAAATGTTTGTACCAATTAAAAAGTTTCATGTGTTTCAAAAAATCTTTTTGACATTTTAAGAAAAATATTATGCAATGTAAGAAAAATATTTGCGTAAATTTTTAAAAATCCAATAAATTTCTGTGGTGGTTTTTATCGTTTTTTGTTGGGGTTTTTATTTTCCTGTGTCTCTATAATTTTTTTCTTTGGGTTTTCCTTTTGTATtcactatttttcttcttcttgtgtgtGTTTCTTTATCAGTCTACTTTGGtttttttccattttatttttctttattcaaATACATGTCGAGTTTTTCAATACATGTTGCATATTTTTCATATACACGTGTAACATTATTTTATACACATTGAACACTTTTCAAATAAATTATTAACATTTTTACATGAACATGTTTGCAACAATTTCTTTGAAGaaatgttaaacattttcaaatacacgttgaacatttttttcAATGGGACCAAACATTTCTTTTAaatcatgaaaatatttttttaaatgcttgaacAATGTTTTATATGTTACAAAGTTCTTTTTgaatgttttgattttttttacattgtataaacattttaaatgtcaCGTAAATTTTTCTGGAATATGTGAACATTTTGTAAATGGCACTTACATTTTTTGAATGGTacgaaacattttttaaatttacaCCTTTTTATATTACATAATATTAAAatgtcatgaatattttttgaaacacgTGAATTTTTTAATGGTACAAACACTTCTTAAAAGTTATGCAAACATTTTTTATATTGTATAAACATTTTAAATCGCACGGACATTTTcttgaaatgcatgaacattttttaaatgtcaccATCATATTATTTTGAATTCTATCAACATTTGTTAAAGTTATGCAAACATATTTTTAACactacatgaacatttttcttTAAACGCGTGATGAACTTTTCTGTTCATATATAGTTTTTTCATTAAGTTGTTGTAAGCAATTTCATAAATTTAAATGAAGTAATAAACAAAAacgaaagaaaaagggaaaggaagAAGGGCGCTTCCGCACTAGACCAGCCAATTAAGAAAGCGCTTGAGGAGAGACAAATTGCTGCCCCGGACGCAGCCTGAAAACCGCTACTTGATGGGTGATATGGCCCATATTGCAGTTCCTTTTCTAGTTCCGTTGGGCCCTAACAGGAGCGTCACCCTCCAATGGTCCAACTCCACAGTTCATACTTCGCCGCTATCCCCTTCCCTCTCCCGTGGGAGCTATCTCGCCTTAAGCAAGATGGAATCTGCTCTTGCTGAAGGAAATAGCGACTCGCGCAGGCAACTGggccggcccgctcatgaacactAAAATGGTAATAAGGGAATAAAAAGGGAGGTACCGCTAGTTGATGGGTGATATGTATGGGCCAATATTGTCATTCCTTTTCTAGTTCCTTTGGGCTATAACAGGAGCGTCGCCCTCCAACGGTCCAACCCCACAGTTCGTACTTCGTCGCCATCCCCTTCCCTCTCCCACGGGAGCTATATCTCGCCTTAAGCGAGACGGAATTTGCTCACGCTAAAGGAAATAGCGACTCGTGCAGGCAACTAGGTCGGCCCACTCGAGAAACACAAAAATGGTAAATAAGCGAATAAAAAGGGAGCTACCGCTAATTGATGGGTGATATGTATGGGCCGATATCGCCGTTCCTTTTCTAGTTCCTTTGGGCTCTAACAGGAGCGTCACCCTCCAACGGTCCAACCCCACAGTTCGGACTTCTCCGCCATCTCCTCCCCTCTCCCGCGGGGGCTATATCTCGCCTTAAGCGAGATGGAATCTGCCCTCGCTAAAGGAAATAGTGACTCACGCAAACAACTAGGCCGACCCACTCACGAACACTAAaatggcaaaaaaaaacaaaaaaaagggacCTCATAGGGGATTCGGTCCCTGGTCTACTCGATAGTTACCTGCGGTGCTAGCTCGCGAGCTAGCGTCGAGTTCCTGCCATTGTACTAGGGCGCCACCTACTCTGGTTGAGGCAAAACGAGCCAGATTTCCAACAGGTTTTTCTCGTTTTCTCAGTTTtactgttttttcttttttcttttttttttgcttcattttatttggttttctccaggtcttttctttcctttttctcgtttcctttttgtttttgatTTGGTTTTCTTATATATTCtccttttttttgtgtttttctttgtCCTTTTCATTGCTTTTATCGGTTTTTCTTTCCTTACtcatttccttcttctttttttcctttcttggTTTTCAACATTTTTTTGTTATTATTTGTCTCTTTATTGATTTTTACTGTTTTCGTTCTTTTTGCATTTGTTTCTTTGGTTTTATTTTTGTTTACTTTTTCTTTGGTTTCTTGTTCTCATtgattttttcttttatttcttttagtttCCATTCTACATTTTTCTTATATGTCAAgaacattttcaaatacatgtttacaTTTTTAAATGTgagtttaacatttttttaatacatgatcaacattttttctatacacattttcacaattttcaaatgcttgatttacatttttaaaaatacttgtttaacatttttaaatacaataTAACCATTAAAAAACTTTTCTTTCTTTtagttttcattctacatttttcgCATACATCAAGAACATTGTTCAAATAACCtttaacatttttctatacacattttttgaatacatggtcgacatttttttctatacacatttttaaaaatgcttgattaacatttttcaaatacaagattagaATTTTTTAATACATGTGAACAATTGTTCTATACACATTTTCAACACTTTTttaacacatggtcaacatttttctatgcaCATGTAACATTGTTTTAATGCTTGATTAAGATGTTTCAAATACAATATTAatgtttttttaatacatggtcaacattttttctatacacatttaacatttcttaaatatttgattaatattttttaaatacttgttcaactttttttgaatgcttgattaacattttagaTACatgataaaaaataaataaaaaattaatacatgatcaacatttttttatacacattcaacatttttccaaatgcttgattaatatttttaaaataccttttcgatatttttcaaatacttgttcaacatatttaaaataattttTCAGAAGTTTTCAAATGCTTTTTGTAGACTGCATTTTGTAATTTGTGTATTtcgaatattttaaagtataaacaaatgtacaaaaataaagcaaaaaacgaaAACAGAAAACgtcaaaaaacagaaaaaggaggcTGTGGCCTCCCGTGctcctgggccggcccatctctgTCTCCCCTTCAGCTAGGTTTCCTCTCCGGGCGTCCCCCCTTTCCTCCTCCCCAGTCCCCCACCCACACACTTTTTGATCCTGAGGGCGGCGTGATGGCGCTGAGGGGTGTTTGGCAGCTGCAGAAGCTTGTGGTGAACTACTGCGATTGGGGAGGGAGCAGCAGGGGAATCAGGTACCCTTCATCATGCCCATAAGGGCCGATTTCACCGCTAGACAGACCCTAGCGATTTGATCTGTTCTGCTTTGATGCGGTAACATTCGGTAGGGGAGACCCGACTTGCTCGTTCTGTTGATTGTGCAGACCGTGCGTAAGGTACTTGCTGTCTGACACTTTGCACAAAGCCAGTTTCTGCATGGAAAAATTTAGTTGTAAAGATCTTCCTTAAAAATGTGTTATGGTTAGTATACCCTGTTGTCTGGTTTTGCTGAAAGATGCCAGTAGTGTGTGGCCGGACAGGTTTGAGATGTACCCGTGAAGGACTAACTGTCAAGATTGAGTGTTCTTGGATACTTTGGGCCATGTCATAAAAGGTACATAGGCTGTGAAAATACCCCCTCTGTTTATTGATGTAGGCCGTTATGGTATGCATACAGTCAAACTTAACCAATATAGAGTTGTGTGTGTTGATTGGCAACATGGAAATGATTTCGACAAAATTGTAAGCAGAAAACTTCCGTGTTATATGTTTGAATGTGTCTGCTAGCATATTATTGGACTTTGACTGTCATTGCGAAAGTTATATCTAGAAGACAGTGCTATTTCATAAGTGACATTATAAACTGAGGGAGTATGGCTCAAGGATGGAAGGAAGTACTAGAGGCATTCTCATGATAGTGGAACTGCACCTATTGATGTAAATTGGACGAGGCAGAACCTTTCTAGCCTGCTTAACTTCTCTCTGGTCGGTAGCAGTTTGATttaaaaaaagggcagcccggtgcacgtagctcccgcttgcacagggtccggggaagggtccgaccactttgggtcttttgtacgcagcctttccctacatttctgcaagaggctgtttccatgCTTTAATTTGAACTCCCTTATGAACATGAAAATTCAGTGCATGACTTGGAAGGCTTTGACTACTGAATTATTGGAAATGGAGAAATTTTGTTTAGAAGAAACAGTTCAGTTACAGTTTAAGCCAATAGTTATTTGCTGGTTGTGCTGTAAATCAAGCTCGGGATTTTGGATTCTTGGACATAAGTTTATTCACAGTTTCACATATTATCCTCTTTCCCCGTGGATTGGTAGGCTATACAATAAGCATTAGTTGTATGACTTTGCAGCTTAAATATTGCTTGTATCAATATCTTTGTCGTCAGGATTCAGTGCCTGAACACTTGAATCTTTCAATTTGCCTGCTCCTTCACATCTAGCACTCCTTGGAATTGCAGGGCTTTTATGGAGTCACATCTTCCAGCTTTGAAGGAAAAGAATCCCCAGTTAGAGGTAGTGACACAGCTTGTCCGTGGTCAGCATCCTAACTTGAAGGGCATTTACAGTAAGATCTTCCATTCCTTTTGACCATCATAGTGTTACATCAAGAGTTATATGGCTGGCAACTGTATTACTTATAATGGTGTTACTTTCTGATGGTGGTTTAGATCTTTGTGTTGGTACTGACAAAATGCATAGTCAATTATTTTTCATGCAGTCTCTTGCAGTCAAGTACTGCAGTTTACACTAGCCATATTTAGTTTTAAATTGCAGCACTGGGATATTTGTAGCTGTTTCTTCCATGTACGTAAGTACTTGTGATGAATTTGACTTGCTCAACAACCCAAAGGTGAACTCACATGGTTCAAGCATGACATGGTTAACGTTGTGCCCTTCGTATGAATATATCTTCTTTAGAGAATATTAGCTTGTTTTGTTTGAGGGATGCGCTTGTTCTACGTCAAATACATCCATCTCTGATGGAATAGAGACGTGCCACATATTTTGTGGTGGTGAGGGGACACAGGTTCATTCAACAATTTCTGTGGAATGCATTTCACATATTGTAGTAACTTCTTTCACTTTTGTAATGTTTAGCCCAACGATAATTCCATTCCACTGTACTAGCCAAACCAAATCTGATGTTGTACAAGGAGTTACGGCATTACGCAGGCCAAACAACCATATAGATTCTGTTCCTCTGTTGTAGGAGGAGATTACTTATTAGGATATTTTTCATAAAATGCCCACCCAAATATTGGCATTACAGGAATTACCACTCCCTAACTCACTGACAGGGCCCACTCACATGTCAGTGAGACATGATTCATATCAAAAGACCATCCATGTTAGTTTTGATGGACTCATGGCTACATTTGCTTGCTTTGTGATTATTATTTAATATTTATGCGGCGTTATTCTTGTGCAGAAAACCATAACGAGAGAGTGGTTTGCGTCAGAAATTTAGCACCTGAGGACATCATGTTGCAAGCTAGTAGGCTAAGGTGTTCTCTGGGCAGGAAAGTGGTGAAGCTGAGAACCAGACACGTGACGAAACGGCCAAGTGTCCAGGGGACATGGACGACGGAACTGAAGATGTGAGTCAAAGTTCCGAGACAGGCTGTTGCAGTGTTCCTGTTGAACTGTTTGAGATCTATGGCAAGAACACTGTGCTGCTATTAGACCTACCTTTTGTCAGTAGTTACAGTTTCACTCTGTGCTCCTTTTGTTTTGTTTGAGACATAATAATCTGATAATCACTCTAGTTACTAAGCTCCCGTGAAATAGCGAGCTCTCAGCGCTCTGGCCAGTGAAATCGTTCGTGTCCCTGCCTGTCAGTTGGTCACCGCTGTTCATTTTTCATGTCGGTTCACTGGTTGGTCTTCGTGTCATCTGCTCCTTCGTTTCTTTCTCAATTTTTGCATGTCAATGTTACCGTCATACTGAACCGTCCTACATGGGAAGTGGAGGCAAGTCCAGCTGTTGGCTCAAACCGTCCTCGAAAGATATTTTATGCGAGAAAAGCCAGTAGCTATCCATCCGGTTCTCCCCCATTCTCATATGCAGCAAAGACGCCCCAATTCCTCTTGCTGCCGCGACCGGAAAGCTCCCTCCAGCCACTACCATATTCCGTTTGTTTAGGCCAACTCCAGTGCACGATCCATAAAAGACGTCCGGTTTGGCCTGTTTTTGTCCGTTTGGAGTGGTAATGGGGTCGCCCATGTCTGTTTGCGGCCGTTGGGTTGCCGGTGCGCCCAAATCATGTCCGGTTTGGCTTGTTTTCGTCCGTTTGGAGCGGCAATGAGGTCGCCCATGTCTGTTTGCGGCCGTTGGGTTGTCGGCGCGCCCAAATCATGTCCGGGATGACGtgataaaaaaaacaaaaactaaaatgaAATGCCGAAAAAATTTAAAATAAGGGCAAACATGAACACAtaaaacataattaaacattacggccacaaaacggcccagttccACAGTTCACAgacataattaacataaaaaacaaaagaaaagcgtCGCCCGCACGCTCCTGCCGTGCCCGTCGATGCCGTGGCTGTCACCGTCTTCTTGGtggccgccgttgtcgtcgtcgtcgctgacgaggtcgacgtagtccggcggcgtccagaggtgggacGGCGGTGCCTGGTACACGGGGCGGGCTGGAAggcgggaggtgcctgcaccaccttctcccgtggcgacgcctcccgctccgAGTTCACGCCTCCCACGGCGTCGGCCATCTCCGGAGCCGTGCACGACCAGCTCCGCTGCTGGCCCACCAGGCCCGGGTGGAACGCGACCACGGGCTcctcctccatcacctcctccgtcctcaccatctccagctcggggatggcgacgtcgccggccgcagagagggccatcatctcctcgaggccctcccattggcgctcATCGTGCGTCTTCATGGAGTCCTTCATGACACGTTGCATGAGCCGGGCCTCCTtctccgctgtcatgcgaggaggtggtggtggcgacggcATGGGTgtgaggccgcgcacccgcgtacgcccgcgcACCTGGGGAGCAGCCACTCGACGCTCTggacgtggccgccgcggccccgacGAAGAAAGAGGCGCGCCGCGTGTCGTGCTCGTCCCGGAACCACGTGTCCCACAGGTcggagtcgggggcgtacctggggtcgtagtacaggtcgtccgacaggaggcggcggcggcgctcgatctcctcgCGGCGCGCACGGCCGCTCAACGGGACCGGCGGGATCGACACCCGGTCGACAGAGAGATGCCAGTTATTTGGGAGGTGCACGTCGCACCAGGGGAGCGGCGTTCTCGTCTCCCAGTAACGATGGCATACATCCGCGTGGATGTAGTGCCGGTCGCGATCGCGGGCGGCCGTGGGGGCGATGGAGAATGCGGGTGGCACGGGGGCCCAACGCGGTGGTGATGCGGGCTCCTCTTTGAcgctgtggcggcggcggcacgaggacgagccagcctcgcggtcgtgcttccccttgcggccggTGTTCCAGAACCCCATGGTTGCGAGGCGGCCGGCCAGCGAGATCCAGGACGGGGAGAGGGAGAGCTAAGGTTTAGGGGGTGCCGGGTTTCGAGGAGGCAGCACGGGCTGGAGTGGGAAGTGTGGACTGCGACcggtgacgatgacatgtacctagggtagggcaatagacctgatctaagtaccctacccaaggacactgccctacggTCAAGAACATTCAAGAGACAATAGATTCTACTGACTGAAATCACTACATGGTCCTACCCACTCGACTGAGAGTTCCACTCGGacaacccaattccattcgacaaGAATATGCTCACTCGACCAtatcagaaaccactcggagtataagaagacctaaagtcactctgaaTGGCAACggccaggcgttcactccgtagttttaatgatcatttatatgactttaaTGCTGGCGTTACCGGTAACGtcctatctttatgtacattgaaccctgtgtaactgagggctggaggggtctgacGAActatatataagccacccccctcctcaggcacaagggttcgcaccccctgtaacttcacgcataatccaatcgaccaaccTCCCGAGCATcgagatgtagggttgttacttccaccAAGAAgtgcctgaactcgtaaatcttgcatgTACAACTTcatcatagctaggatcttgcctcctcatacctacccctcattctactgtcaggcttaggaccacgacagttggcgcccaccgtggggcaggtgtcttagcgactttctggtgaagttgcatttttctgattcccatcatcatggttttggGCGGTGGATTGgcagagggccgcgagatccgtctcggcacgctcgtgttcgtcgccgacgactccgcctggctccaggaggcccccctcgacatcgagacactccccgtccgcggggcgacgcacttccgcgcgtgcgttcgcagcgtccttctgcggcagccgtcgactcagtatcggtcggctcccgcagTCTCTTCGCTTCCCGTTGTTCGCTGCCGTAAGCGATCTGGTTgctcgcggctccagcggtgggtgaaacacgcggtggcacgccagtcggccaccccccaagtcgcgacaatcgagcccgacaaatcactccacggcttgttcgatctgtcgactggctccgtcaagaccttatccgagtgcgacagcagcgatcctgcggcagaagtcctgatggtcgacacgccacacagcccgcctggtttccgtcgcaacggtggcggcgatggcggcagcgatccgtcgcgcgttcacgaaGAGTACCACCCCGAAACTCTCTCTTCACAATATAGGGAGGAGCTTCACCGCCGCAACATGGAGGCGCCACACACCCATCGTAGGAgagacctctgaggctcgggccttggaggaggcgcgcctggccaatttggctgagcgcacccgactggagaaccttcagcatgcactcgacgagcgtgctcggcagcggatccctgagtccagtcgacggccGCGACAACTTTTCCCGCCacaacctcaggtataccgcactccgattcagaatcttatagctgcaacccgtatagcagagtccattcagccctcccagtcggaggctggaagaggtttgatgcagatccgggctttgctccgagCAGCAAGAGAGCAGAACACAGCGGTGTCTCAGTCGCGGGACAGAATCCATAGCAGATCCATGATGGctgatacagtccagtcggctcacagcccaagatcgcctcagaggcgtgagggacatgggcGTCGTCAAGGGCAATACTTGGGTCGAAATCATGAACAGTTTGATAATCGTTTCAGTCGCGATGACCGCCGTCaa
Proteins encoded:
- the LOC123098330 gene encoding 54S ribosomal protein L51, mitochondrial → MALRGVWQLQKLVVNYCDWGGSSRGIRAFMESHLPALKEKNPQLEVVTQLVRGQHPNLKGIYKNHNERVVCVRNLAPEDIMLQASRLRCSLGRKVVKLRTRHVTKRPSVQGTWTTELKM